From the genome of Campylobacter concisus:
GGAAACGGAAGAAATAAGACCTTTTATTATTATTTAGAAATTTTCCCAGTTAAGACTGATTTTATAAATCCTTACATTAAAAGAAACGATGAATATGTAGCACTAACAGAATGTTATAGTAAATTACTCAACGTATCTTCTAAGACTGGGGTTATTCATGTAAGCACTAAAGAATATATTTTGCCAAGCAACCCAAACAGTATAATGCTTTATAGAACTTTAGAATCTAAAAAAAGAATAGAGCTTAGTGACTTCTCTGTATGTGATTCTTCTGTTAAATGGAAGAGATTGCAAGAGGCTCCTAAAGAGTCGAACAAGTAGGTAAACAAAATTTAAGGATTAAAAAATGAAAAGGATATCGTTGTTTTTGGTAGTAATTGCGTTAAATGCTTCTGCAGTTACAAGTAAAGAGGTTGAAAAAAGTTGGGACAATATGGTCAGTGCAATGGCTGAAATGAGACCAGTATATACGATGAAATATGCAAATGAGTTAAGAAGTCAGTGTCTAAATGGTGAAAATTGTTTAGCTTGTGAAAAATTTATAAAAATACCAATATTCGCTTCTAGTTTAGCAAACTTTGCTGATAGCAAACTAGGAACTAAGCTTCTTGGTATGGTTGAAAGTTATGCAAATAAAATTTACGATCATGGTTGCCACAAGATAGGTTGCAAAGCCATATGTGATCTTGCAAAATAAAATGGCCATACCACTAAATACCGGTTCTGAAAACTGGTATTTAGCCTCTATATAAATTTAATTTGGATTGTTTTGATCTCTTAAGTATTCTATTGTTAATTCACTTTTAATCTGCAATATCTCTAGTCTAATCATTTCAGCATTTTGGATAAAATCCAATTTCTCATTACGACCATTTACATCTGTTATTTCTATTCCATTGTCTCTAACTTCAATATTTGAAATTTCAAATATATTAAAGCTGGTTGGCTTAAAAAGTTTAACCATTATAGCTCTTCGTTGTGTTATAAATATTCCATATACAAAATTCTTTCTTATTGTTAATATAATAGCTATAATAAATATAATTACAAGAACAAAAATAGTAAAAGCAAAACTGCTAGTAAGATCATATTCAAAATAGCCTATCGTAGCAGAAATAACAAACACCAAAAACAATGTTTCAAAGCAAAAGACTTGACTCCAATCCATCTTAAGCACAACTTCTTTTTTTATAGTCTCGTCATTCCGTAAGTCAATACATTCATAAAAATATGATTCATATTTATAAATTAAAAAACTAATTGTACCTAATACTAAAATCCATAAGAGAATCGAACCAAAAGTAGACATTTTTAATCCTTTAGTAATATCTTTTGATGTATTTTCTGCCTTCTTCTGACAGTATGTCTTCTATGAATCTATATGGCACCATTTTGAGATCATCGCAACGTTGATGTACATACATCTTTCCATCAAATATATACATATTCCAACTAAGACAAATTGATCCGGCGCCAAGATATATAATGCCTTTTTCGTCTAATAGTCTCTCTAGGCTTTCCTTGTCAACCGTAAAAAAGTCTTGGATATCCTTTTCTTTACCATCTTTTATCATCCTTACTTCTCTATAATCTCCTTCTGCATTACCAGTAGTATTCATATATCTTAAAGAGTCTTCGATCGCTATGTCTGGTGAAGAGAAGTAAATATTTGTGTGACCTATCATATGCTCACTGGAATTTAAACTACTTTTTCTATAGCTATCTAAACTACCATACGGCCCTGTATAGCACACATCCTTATTTCTAATGAGCTCTTCTTCATCCTGAGTAAGCTTAATATTATAGTTTTTTACAAAGATAGACTTCAGCTCCAAAACCTTTGTGAGTGCTATACACTCATTTTGCGCTTTTAGACAATAGCTTGAATCTTGTGGTTTATCCTTATTGTATTGTGTTGATATTATTTCAAAAACTTTTACATTGTTTCCGAATTTATCTTTTTTAAAGCATCCAATATCTTTACCTGTTTTAGTGCATTCTGTCTTTTGTCCATCTACTATTATTTCTCCCATATTGCGGTAGTCATAGCATTCCCCAAAGTCATCCTTCTCATTTCTTTGCGAATCAAAAAAGTTAAAAACAAGCTGAAGTGATAAGTCATAGCCACCTGTTCTATTTTGAAGCACATAGATTGATTGAACACCTGTGTCTATAATGTATTTGAAATTGCTAGTAGCACCTCTTTCTAATCCATATACTATACTAGCCAAAAAGCATACAATAAATAATGCCTTTTTCATCGAGAACTCCTTTTTCTATAAGTAAAAATTTGCAAGTATATTATTCAATACGAACTTTATTTGATATAAATTTTATTTTAACTATATAGTTTCTAGGTAGGGTTGTCTTTATGGCGAGTAGAAAGTGGTTATAAAAGAGAAATATCTCTCATATGTCTTAGCGTTTGCTCTTTATTTTTCTCTAGAATTTCTATTAGCCTTGTTAAGAGTGGTTCTGAAGCGTATTGACAAAGATCTATGATACGACTTATGTTTTGCAAATTTGCATATTCTTTATCGTTATAGTTACACTTACTAGCTATATCTTTTAAAAAGCTTGAGATATTAAGGTCGTCTATAAAAAGTTCTTGTTCGCTTACATCAAGAGCTTTTGCTATATAAGGTATAAGCTCGGCTTTGATCTCTCTATTTCCATTGAGATAGTTGTATATAGATGACAAAGATGGCACTTCGCCTGTGCTTTTTAGCCTAGGTTCAAGATCTATAAATTTTTGGACAAAGTCCTTTTTCTTTAACTTTTTACTTCTTAGGATCGCATTTATTCTTTCATAAATTTGCATTTTACACTCTTTGAAATTGCTCTAAATTTAAGAAGTATAGTTGATAAAAAAATACTATATGAATTAAGTATTCAATAAGAATAATTCTTATATGATTCTTAACATAATGAATGAATTTCAAATAGGGAGATTGTTATGAAAAAAGTATTTTTAAGTTTGCTAATAGCTAGCTTACCATTGGCTGTGTTTGGTGCTGCACCTTTTGAGTTAAAGTTATATCAAGAGGATTCTACAGCACCTGGATTTGACTTTACTATTACTTCGCTTTATGATGGCAAGCTTGTTGTTGATTACCCTAATATTGTAGTAAACAAGGGTAAGGCAGGATGTGTAATATATGATGATAAAAAATTACACGATAGAGTTGGAAATTATTTTATAAAGCAGGGAAATGGCAATGCTTTTTCAGGATTTGGAATGGCTATATTAACATCTGCATTTAGTTCAACAGAGGATAGAAAAAAACTTTATAGAGAATTGGGTGTGGGTGTTGAAGAAAACCATAAGCTTGTATTTGAGTATGGAGATGCTAGAAAATCTTATATGGTATGCCAAAAAAATAGAATTTTAGAGATAGTTGTCCCAACAAATGTTGGAACATATACTTTTAGTTTTAGATAGGATAAATGATGATGGCGATGAAAAACATCGTAAAGATTTTAGCAATTGCAGCTCTTAGCTTAAATTTACTTCAAGCAAAAGCTACACTTTCTATAGATGGATATATGCCAAAAATACTTTTTATGAAAGTCAAAGATGGTGGAACTGTCTATGTGGATGATGAGAAAAAGGGTATGACATCGGCAAGCGGTCCGTTGATCGTTCAAATAGCAGAGGGAGAGCATAATGTAAAGGTATGCTTTCCTAATGAAAAAAATAATATGCTCAGGATATGTGGTGAGCAAAAAGTCTATGTAGCAGACGACACACAGGCTAGTGTAAGTATAAAAGCAGAAAGATCACAAAGCTTGACAGATCTAGAAAAGTGCCAAGATGGTGATTTTAAAATTTGTACTGAGCTAGGTAATGCTTATTACAATGGTGATGGAGTAGCAAAAAACCTTAATAAATCAGTAGACCTTTATCAAAAAGCTTGTGATGGTGGAGAGATAAATGGATGTTTTAATCTAGGTAATGCTTATTACAATGGTGATGGAGTAACCAAAGATTTTAATAAAGCAGCGCAACTTTACCAAAAAGCTTGCGATAGCAAAAATATGTATGGATGCAACAACTTGGGTAATGCTTATGACAATGGTGATGGAGTAACCAAAGATTTTAATAAAGCAGCGCAACTTTACCAAAAAGCTTGTGATGGTGGAAATATGATAGGATGTAGTAACTTAGGTATTGCTTATTACAATGGTAATGGAGTAACCAAAGATTTTAATAAGGCAGCGCAACTTTACCAAAAAGCTTGCGATGGTGGAAATATAAATGGATGTTTTAACCTAGGTAATGCTTATCGCAATGGCGATGGAGTAGCAAAAAACCTTAATAAGGCAGCGCAACTTTACCTAGAAGCTTGCGATGGTGGAGATATGGAAGGATGCTTTAATCTAGGGAGTGCCTATTTCAATGGCGATGGAGTAGCAAGAGATATTTATAAGGCGATGAAACTTTTTCAAAAAGCTTGTGATGGTGGAGATATGTATGGATGTAATGTGCTGCAAAAACTCTATTAGATGTTACTTATAAAAGATAATATATAATCAAAAAATACATACAGCTACTTATAAATTTACAAGTGGCTGTATAACTTTCAGGTTATGTAATTTTTAATAAAATCTCTTTTAAGCACTCTTTTAAATGTTGAACATCTTTTGCAAGGTCATTGTCTTTTAAAACACCAAGTATAAAGATGCTTTTTTGTAGTCAATTTTTAAGGTTTTTGGATCATTTATCACATTGCTTTTAGCATAGATCAAGACGCCAGTCCTTGCATCAGACTTTTTAGTATATTTTGATATCTGGCGTAAATTTTTACAATCACCCTTGTTTAGGTATCCATTATAAAAATACCTATATTTAGCGTCTAAGACGACTGACACCTTTTTGCTATTTTTATCTAAAATTGCAAAGTCTGATCTTAAATTTGTGCCAGGGGTAGAATGCTGAGTTTTTAGAATAAATTTACTATCAAGGTTATTTTTTAAAATCACATCTTTAAGTATCTTCTCTATATAAAGCTCAAAAAGGTTTGGTGCGTATAAAAGATAACCAAATTTTAACCTTCTTGAACAGTTCTCATTTACATATCTCTTATCTTTCAAGATGATGATTTTTGCAAGCCAAAGTGCTAACTTATAGTCTTTGTAAAGATTGTTTTTTATTGATTTTGAGTTAAGAGCTACATTGGTATCGTTATCGCTTGTTGTCTTGCTATTAGTCTTTGTAAGTAAAAAATTTTTAATATCTTTGTCATGGAGAGAAAATTTTTGATTTTTACTAATCTGTACACATCACTTCATTGCGATACTCCTCATCTCCTATCATCTTAAGAGAGTTATATGTTTTACCAGTTTTAACTTATATACTTTATATTTATTTTTAAGTCATGGACCTCGCAGAGCCCAAAGGTTTAGAGCTCTCTAAACCAATTTGGGCAATAAAATGGTTTAGGCGAACGATTTTTGCCCAAACACATATAATTACTATAAATAGATATTAAATTTAAAGAGGCAATATGTTTAAAAACCAACAAGCAAATATAACATTTGAGCTAGCTACTGAGCGAACAAATGCTCACAATAGTAGAGAAGAAAAACCTGGCTACCTAATGCCAGGATACTATCTAAATGAAAAATATGGAATCTTGAAAAAGTCTGTGAGACACATAAGATTAAATGAGCTTAGCTTCAATGACTTATGGCAAAAAAGAAGAGATGAGATGAAGCATGAAGTATCACATCTTGGTAAGATAAAGCTAGTAGATAAACATAAGGGCAAAAAACCACTAAAGCAAAACTGTCACTATGAATGTGTCATAGGACTAAACGAGCATACGCAACTATCAAGCTTACTAAAATCCATAAAAGCTGTAAGCAAAATTTTAAATATTGAACCCATAAATTTATACATTCATAGTGATGAGGGGCACCTTTTAAGAAAGAGCGATAATAAGGAGATATTTCCACTATTTCATGATGAGAATGGCAAACTAGGCGGCACATACATTACGGATAAGGATGGCAGGGCTTATTATATACATATAAAAGAAAGCATAAATGGCAAACAATACTATGAAAAAGGGGCTGAACTAGAATATGAAAAATTTGAGCCAATATTTCAAAAGCATGCTCATGTGGAATGGAATAGCTTAGTAAATGGTAGAAACCAAATGCAAAGATTCAAAAAGAACACAACCGATCCGAATTTGGATTATAAAACCGTTTTTAAAGCTGTATATAACATAAATGCTGAAATTTTAGGAATGATAAAAGGTGGTGGTGGCAGTAGGCATAAAAAACTAAAAGCTTTTAGAATAGCCAGCGAAAATGATAAGCTAACACAAAAGATAGAAGAACTAAAAGCTATCATAGAAAAAGACGAGACATATATAGATATTATTTCTAAGTATAGTGAAGATCAAAAGGTAAATATAAAAGATCTAGAATATGAAAATGAAATACTAAGAACAAGGCTCAATGATCAAGAAAGCTTATATAAAGTACAAGAAGTTGAGCTACAAGTTACTAAAAATGAGCTTTGTAAAGCCAATGAAGAGATTATTGAAAAAAATAGCGAAATAGAAATTACAAGAGAAGAAATAAAACAGATGAAAGGAGAAATTTATAGTTTAGTTATGACTCACGCAAATACAAACATCAAGCTAAAAAGAGAACTTGAATGCTTGGGCTTAACCTTTCCTGCGGAGATTAAGGCGCAAGAGCTAAATAGTAATTTAGAAGCTATAGCCTCTATAAATTTAAGCTAATAGCGTATTTCTATGAGTAAGGAGTGAGATTGTGCTTATATATTGCAAGTATTTTTATATGATCTTGTTCTATACGAAAGACTACCACATACCCTTTAAATATAAGATCTCTAGTGTCTTCTCTATTGATTGTTTTATTTTTTCTAAATCTGTAAGGCATATAAGAGATGCTTTTTAGCCTTTCTAATAGCTTGCAATAAAAAGTCCAAGCAGTTTCAACGCTATCCTTGGAGTAAAAGTTCAAAATTGCATCAAGTTGGCTTAGGAATTCCTTGCTTAAATAAGGAATTTGCTGCATTTAGGCACCGTATTTTTTAAAAAGAGAATTTACATGAGCATTCATTTCGTCCATTGAGACATACTCTAGCTCCCCTTTATCATCCATATCAGAAATCCTCTTCAGGTGCTCCTCATCCTCTTTACCAAGATAGTTTTGCTGCTCACCATAGGTTTCAAAAATAGCAGCTGGATCTATTTTAAAAAGTAGAGCCTTTATCGCTTCAAGAGTAGTATTATCTGCAGTTGTTTGAATATTTATCATGGTAGTCATAAAAGTCCTTTTAAATTTGGGTAGATTATAGCACTTTAGAGTCTTTGATTTTATTAAAACAAAAATTTCTATAGCTAAAAATTTTAGAAAAAGTTGTCCTTATAATTGGACAAATTTTTTTATTAAAAATACTATAAAAGCCCTATAAAATAACAGAATACTTGTTACAGAGAATTTGGGTATTTGTTACAGAAAATCAGCAAAAATAAAGCTTTAAAATATATAATTCTAATATTAATAAGAAGTCGTATATATTGGACTTTTAAAAGGTTAAATAATGACAAAAGCCATAAGATTGGCGGAGTGTCCCTCTCTGTCCGCCACTGCTTATAAATAATCATAAATTTTTATTATCATTTCATATTATTTTTTGAATATCTTTATATAAATTTTTCGCGTTAGAAAATTGCTTACCTAGAAAAACTTAACTATAAGTTTGTAGATTTTAGACTGATGATTTTTTGTGAAATTTATAAATAAAATTTTTATAGCGATCACACATTTTTTAAAAATTATGATTTTTTTGGTTATATTGTTGTTTCAAACTAATTAAAAATATCTTAAATTAAGTTTTTATTATAAAAAATATTATATTTTGCATGATTAATTATATTGACAATCAAAAAACCTACTTTTTGATAAATGCCCAAAATTTGCCTTTACGAACTATTGACATTCGGATTTTATATCCATATTTATGTGATATATTTTTTCTTAAAAGATAAATTTTTTCGTATAAAGTTATATCCTATAAAGATATTATATAATCAGGCAAAAATTTAAATAATACAAAAAATAATAATAAGGAGTAATCTTGGCTAAAGAAGCTGGAGTAGTAAAATTTATTAGTGGCAAGGCGGTCGCTATCGATCAAAACGGAAATGAGAGAGAGCTAAAAGTAGGTGACATCCTTTATATGGGAGAGGGTATCAAGACAAGTGATGCAGCTGATAAAATAACAATCGTTTCAAATAATGGAAAAGAGATTACGATTGTAGGCAATGATACGCTTGCGTTAAATCAAAGTACTATAGGCGCAGAAGGCTTGGCAGATGTTAGTGATTTGCAAAATGCTATTTTAAATGGCGGAGATTTAACAAAACTTGAAGAAACTGCTGCTGGTGGAAACACTGCTGCTGGTGGTGGAGATGGTGTTAGTCTAAGTGACGCTAAATTTGCTGAGGGTGGCCACTATTCAAACATTAATGCAACATATAGAAATTTAAGTGATACAAACAGAGCCTTTGCTTCATACGATAGCCCAATAGGCGGATACAATGGCGGAGATGATACTATAATCCCAAGCAATCCTCTTGTAACTTTTATAAGCGATCTTAATAACGATGGTACTTTAAGCAGGGTTGAGCATGCACGCGATACAAATTTAAATACATCAAAAGTTCTTATTACAATTCCAAATGATGGCACAGTAAGGGCCGGAGATATACTAAATATCACTATAACTAAGCCAGATGGTAATACTGAAAATAAAACAATTCCTATCACCCCAACTATCATAAGCAATGGTTATCAGTTTGATGCACCAATACAGACTGGTAAAATTTCAAAAGTTGATGCAACTATTACAAATTTTCAAGGAAATGTTAGTGGTAGAAGCGAAGATAGCGTAACTTCAAGTGGCTTTAGTGCTCCAGAGGTTAAATTTACAGAAGATAACAGCCCTGATAATAATCTATTAACATATACTGAAAATGCTAAAGATGGTAAATTAAATGAAACTCCAGTACTTATAACTGTAAAAGATGTGATTGTTGGAGATATGCTTCACGTGACTTTGACAAAGCCTGATGGTACAACTGAGGTTAGAAATGTATCTATTGATCAAAACATAATAGATAATGGATATAAGATAGATAATATGCCAGTCGAGCACGGGAAGCCTTCAAAAGTAGAAGCTTATGTAGCAGATAGCACAAACACGATGAGAAGTGCAACTGCAAGTGACTCTACTACTCTTGATGTAAAGCCAACTTTGAAATTTACTGAAGATACAGATGATAATATCTATCTATATGATAATGAAAATAAGCAAGATAACGACTTTAGAAGCACAACAGTAGAAATAACTCTACCAAAAGATGTAGTTATTGGCGATAAGATCGTTATAACTTATACCGATCCACTAACCAAGCAAGATACAACAAAAGAAATTTCTCTTACACAAGAGATGATTGATAATCAAAAAGTAAATACATCTCTTCCGATATTTCCAGATGTAAGAACATCAGCTAGTGCTCATGTGGTAGATAAAAACAATGTTCGAAAAAGTGAAGAGTCAGATCAAGATAGTGTAATGCCTATTGGTAGAAATTTAGAAATGACATTACCAGAAGAAAAGACTCTTCATGAAATTTCAAGACAAGAAAGTACTGATGACAATGAAGTAAATAAAACCACAGCAAGGATTACTCTGCCAAATAAAATTGATAATGGCGATAAGCTTACGCTAACTATTACTGGACCTGATCCTGATGATCCTGTAAATAATCCATCTAAAACTTATACAAGAGAATTTACTATACATATGGATAGTAAAGGTGCTGTGACTAGTGTAACAGAAAACGGAACTTCTAATGTTTTAACACCTATAAAATCAGGTGACAATAAATATACCATTGATGTTTCTGGTATCCAACTAAAGCATGGAGAAGATACGACTATTAAGGCCAAAGTTACAAATTTAAATCCAAATAGACATACATCCATAAATGAGTCAGAAGTATCGGCTAGTTTAGAGCATGTAAAAAAACCTGAAGTTATCTTTGGAGAGGCTAATGGCACTAGGAGTATGAGCAGAGAGCAAGCTATGAGTGATCATG
Proteins encoded in this window:
- a CDS encoding plasmid stabilization protein gives rise to the protein MQQIPYLSKEFLSQLDAILNFYSKDSVETAWTFYCKLLERLKSISYMPYRFRKNKTINREDTRDLIFKGYVVVFRIEQDHIKILAIYKHNLTPYS